A stretch of DNA from Telopea speciosissima isolate NSW1024214 ecotype Mountain lineage chromosome 5, Tspe_v1, whole genome shotgun sequence:
ACAGGTAGTTTCGCCATTTTTCTCGGTACCAACTTACTATCTTGGTCCTCTCGTGAAGAAGATACAAAGTGGCTTTCTCTTCCACGAGAGGCCGAATATAAAGCAAAGGGTCGACGCCCACGAACCGAATTGACATGGCTAGTGGCCCTGTTCAAAGAACTTGGAGTTACAGTGCCGCACCCTCCAACCctttggtgtgacaatattggcaCCACGTACCTATCAGcaaatccagtgtttcatgcccggacgaaacacattgagatcgACTATCACTTCTCCGCGAAAAGGTTGCTCGACGAGAAATTTCAGTTCAGATCATTTCCACGGCAGACCAATTAGCGGACATTTTTATTAAAGGACTGTCCTCCAACCGGTTCTAGTTCCTTAGTGACAAGCTTAAGATCCGACCCATCGCATCATcagcttgagggggtgtatcaactGAATATAGCAAAGCCACACATGGCAAGCTATATTCGGTCCAGCCTTGTATATCTTCCTTTTCAGGAGCTTCCTTTGGTGGAGAGCACAAATGCAGCAACCTAATCTCTAGCAGTATTTTCCTATTATTTCATGTACCCTTGTATGGTAAGACAATAGCTGAGAATCCTTCTCAATCACTCATGTGTATATACTACTGTAAATCACTTGTAAAATCTTGGTGAATATCAACACAATATACAATTATTCTCTCAGTCCAATAGAAGCAAATTACTTTTCCCATTTCAAACTCAGAATGAAGATCTTCTTTActgaaaggacaaaaaaaagaatgaaggaGATCTTCAGTCTATGAACCATTTCTATTAAAAAACACCTTTTCTAACTACATTGAAGTATATTTTCGTTGTACAAAattattcaataaaaaaattcattacatCATCTTCAAgtttgaaaatgggagagaaAGCCAGGCAAATTCAGGATAGATAACCTGTCCCCCCTTCAGAAAGTTCTTGCAAATCTTTAACCAAAACTTCCTATCTGGTTCGGCCAGCTCCAATCTCGATTTCACACGCTCAGCAAATTCTTTCTGTAAGTTTATAAGTAAAATCAAATAACcaagtaagtttcttctttGAAAGGGAATGAATCATTTTAATGAAGTAGCATATAATCAAACAAGTGATTATTTACCTTTATGGAGTAGTTGTTAGCAAGACGATCAATTATATTACATAAGATATCTTTGGTGTATTCAGGGTGGCCTTGAATCCCTAATATGTGGTGATCAAGAACAAACATCTCCACTCCTGTCTGGTCAGAGAAGGCAATCACTTTAGCACCCATAGGGACCTCCCTCACCTGTTCCATATATTGAGTTAAATCTTATTAGTGCCTATAAAACGTCCAGATTCATTTCTCACTCTCTATCTATCCATATCTAATGAAGTaataaaacaccaaaaaatacAGTGTCAATGAATTATTTATTGACTATATACAAATGTATGAGAATTACTAATATACCAAGTATGACCCAATGGTTGCTGGGTTTGTCAACTATATATTGATGACTTGACCCTTGACCCTTGACCCAATCAGTAGTCAGCAAGAGTAAGGTCAAGAATTAAGATATATGAAGTATGAACCCTTCCTTGTAATGGATATCAACTGCAGTGCTGCTGTATTCATCGTGCGGTGTAGCAGGTGTCATGTATGCATAGTGGGCctcacatggcacacatggcacctgcagCGTCGCACGATGAGTacaacagcggataaaaatccGTAGATGGGTCGGGCAAAAATaaatgtgtgagagagagagagagacctgaaGATGATCAATGCTATTTACCTCATCCTGATGACACTCAATAATGGTGAGAGTGGATGGAATCTCTTGTAAGCCATCAAAGATGCTACAAGGGGGTAAGCCCCTCACCATGTTGACTTTCCTCAACCCAAGGTCCCATCCACCACAAGCTCTCTCAACCTTACCACCCAATGCTCGGCACAAAACCTAAAAGCAATGAAAGCAATGAAAACAATCAGAACACACCAATATATTAATGCCACTCAAAGTAGATATGAACTCTAAGaaagatcaagaagaagaagatcactAAAACTTATTATAAAGAATACCTGATGGCCAAAGCATATTCCTAGCACCTTCTTCCCCATGGAGTCCAGTTTTCGAAGCAGAGAGGAAAGCTTCAGTACCCATGGGTCATTTCCATAAGCATCATAAAGACTACCACTGATTATAAAACCATGGTACTTATGAAGGTCATCAAAGTCAGGGAACACTCCATCAACAATACTGAACATCTCCCATGTTTCCCCTTCATCTGCAAATGCATTAAGAAACACATTAAAGTACCCACCATACACTTTCTTCACATAATCGGAGTCTCTTGCAGCCATCAGCAAAGCATATCTCTTCTCCCCAACAGCTTCCATCTTtatgaaatagaaaagaaaagaaacagagatAGACAGGAAAGGATTTCTCTAGTCGCCTCTGAAAGCTACAGACTTTTGTAGTAGAGAATTGAGAAATGTTTTTGCAGTGAAGGAGGGGTCGAGTTGGTACTtatagaggtgtggatgagaatGGTGTAAATCCCAATGACAACACGCGCTTCACGCTTCACGCTTCACATGCAGGTTTTTGTTTTAACATTTTAGTTCTTTCTTCAGAGTTGAGTTTCACGGGACTTAATTCGGTAGAAAAGGTCGCATCGtgtgctctgtttttttttttttttttctaatataaaTTTGTTCCATCTTAGTTAGTGTCATTTTTTCCCATAATCAATTTGACAAAACATAATTCTCGGTTCAAGTACCTCTCTTCGGTCATTCAGTTCCCCAATTTTCAAATGAGAAAAATGTCTTCACTAAAACAATTGACAATAATATCATCCCTACTGGGACCCACTTAGATCCCATCACAAATATTTGTTAGGCAAAAAATCCAtatgatgaaacaaaaaataaaaaaaagtcttTGGAGCACACATAGTTCTAGAGCGGAATGCATTTATTGAGAGgtgtaaataaatcatcatcCGTTAAGGTGTTTCCTGAACAGATATAGGAATGTACTAGAAGAGGATCTCATATAAGTTTGGTTATTAGCTTCACGAATTCGAACGATCTGCTTTGCGATCTTCAAATATCTTGTTTGGCTTCTACACTGAGAACTCCATACCACCAAAccctgggaagagatggaatcccaaaaaGAACACAAAACACTAGGAAggagaatttggtttctcatATATTTGGTCTTAGGGTTAGAGTCTTTCTATTTATAGTCAAAAACCCTGAGGCCCTCCCCCTTTTAGACTTACACAATCgtacaagagggggggggggggagagtcaGCCTTTCTATGATCGTGGTTTGGTCCGGCCTGCTCCTGTGGGCGGCTTGGACCGGGCCTGAGACTCATGTCCGATTAACATCTCCCACTCCCCTATTGAATTAGAATAGAATGATATAGAcaaattattctttttttttggtaaaggggaATTTTACTGATAGGGGATGTGTGTACAAGAAGTAGCTTCAAAAGTACAGAGTTCCTGGAGCCACTGAGTAGATAACGGTCAATCCATCACACACACAAGTGATAGGGCCTTCCGAGCCAGGACATCAGCAACAATATTGATAGTCCGTGGAATATAGAaaaaagagcaagaaacaaGGGATTGCGACAGTCTTCTGATGTCTGAAATAAGAGCTGCACAACCAATATGAGGGAATCTACTTTGGTTTTGAATGTACTCCACTGCCTCCTTGCTATCAGACTCGATGCAGATTTTTGTATAACTAGAAGTAAAGGCCATAGAGAGCGCAAATCGAATAGCAAGAAGCTTCCCTGAAGTGCCGTTCCAAAGCTTATATGATATAGACAAATTATAGAGCCACTATTTTCATCAACAGTGAAGTTTTTGACGTATAGATTAAGCACCTAATAAAGAAAATGGTCGAATGGCTATCCTTTGCCCGTCAATTGACTGGGATTCTGTTTCATTTAATTTTGTagaatgaaaaagagaaaaaaatgcatGAAGGTCATTCCAAGCAAGCCTGACGCATTAATGGTCAAATGTTCCTATAGtttaatagaagaagaattggaacCGAGTCGAGTCTGATGCAGGGGTGCTATGACGATGTTTTGCTTAATTTAGACGTTAAAACTCAGTGAAAAAGCGGAATGGAATGGTAAAACAAAAAAGCCCAGCGAGCAATCTGATCGGACCGAGTCAGACGccaggttttccaaaaccaCAATTGAAAGTACACCTATATATACGACTCCATTCCAATTAGACCAACATTGGTTTCTAGTCAAGCCAATCTCTTAAGAAAAGCCACTATTAATAGTACACCGATATGACCCAATTCCAATAAGACCAATAGGGGTTTGTGGTCAAGCTAATCTCAAAAGATTGAAAGTCCGATGTGTcggaccctttttttttttctttggcttaAGGTCAAcaaatatttattaaatttaaaaaaaaaaaaagggtacaaAAATGTAAGGTCCAGTTATACCTTGATGATTACAGAAAGACACCAAAGGATGAGCAGGCACACCTTCAGCATGGCTATCAGCAAGAGCAACTCAACCTTctatatgtgtccatcaaacttcatttattatgtattgaatcatttatttattttggtttaatatcaTTACAagcaatataaattttttgagcattatgtgtccttaAGTTTACACTTTAAATGGAAGTCACGACAAGAGTTTTCACTGGACACCATTATCATATGGTTATTGCATTGTGTACGCTTAAacatgttgatgtcagggtacaaatgcgagtatACATATTGATGTGTATTAGCAAATAATTAAATTATGTCAATTCTCTCATGTGCTACTGCTAGATGTAAGTTTGGGacagacatgtgtcacc
This window harbors:
- the LOC122663021 gene encoding gamma-glutamyl peptidase 5-like: MEAVGEKRYALLMAARDSDYVKKVYGGYFNVFLNAFADEGETWEMFSIVDGVFPDFDDLHKYHGFIISGSLYDAYGNDPWVLKLSSLLRKLDSMGKKVLGICFGHQVLCRALGGKVERACGGWDLGLRKVNMVRGLPPCSIFDGLQEIPSTLTIIECHQDEVREVPMGAKVIAFSDQTGVEMFVLDHHILGIQGHPEYTKDILCNIIDRLANNYSIKKEFAERVKSRLELAEPDRKFWLKICKNFLKGGQVIYPEFAWLSLPFSNLKMM